In Bacillus sp. SB49, a single window of DNA contains:
- the hpaB gene encoding 4-hydroxyphenylacetate 3-monooxygenase, oxygenase component translates to MPVITGEEYKRRLDAMKTDVRMEGGRLKGKISEHPAFRGVIQTQSELYDLQHHPDWKDTLTYTSETSGNAIGLSYLIPKSRGDLERRRTMVQHWARHTGGVLGRSPDYMNTVLAAFAASVDLLDGEENCYPERLLRFYEYARENDLSFTHTFVNPQSNRGKLAFLEEDVTNARIVDRTEAGLVMKGAKLLATQGGMTDELIVFSAPGAVDNSHAYGFSIPSDTKGLTFICRESFTSEGSAFDYPLSSKYAEMDTIVLFDDVIVPWERVFFHDNLRAATQMYVKGKFVPFTLHQIVSRQVVKSEFMLGIAQRIVDTINIEEYQHVQSKVVEIVKGVQTQKALLLLSEQEAEVDATGIMVPSRQPLYVAINNFQEFYPRFSEIVQLLGASGLMSIPKEKEFLSETGERLNHYLQGVDVKGKERVALFRLAWDMTMSSFGARQTLYERFFFGDPIRLSQSIYALYDDENSQELVSKFLPEES, encoded by the coding sequence ATGCCGGTAATAACAGGCGAGGAGTATAAACGGCGGTTGGATGCTATGAAGACGGACGTACGGATGGAAGGCGGACGCTTGAAAGGTAAGATTTCGGAACATCCGGCTTTCCGGGGCGTCATCCAAACGCAGTCCGAACTATACGATTTACAACACCATCCTGATTGGAAGGATACATTAACCTATACATCAGAAACTTCGGGAAATGCGATCGGACTTTCCTATTTAATACCGAAATCGCGGGGGGATTTGGAGAGAAGGCGGACGATGGTCCAGCATTGGGCGAGGCACACCGGTGGCGTATTGGGCAGAAGCCCTGATTATATGAACACTGTGCTTGCAGCCTTCGCCGCTTCGGTCGATCTTCTGGACGGAGAAGAAAACTGTTATCCGGAACGTCTGCTTCGTTTTTATGAATATGCTCGGGAGAACGATTTATCATTCACTCATACGTTTGTGAATCCTCAGAGCAACAGAGGAAAACTTGCTTTCCTTGAAGAAGATGTCACGAATGCCAGAATTGTGGACCGTACGGAAGCAGGATTAGTAATGAAAGGAGCGAAGCTGTTGGCTACACAGGGCGGGATGACAGATGAATTGATTGTTTTCTCTGCTCCCGGCGCCGTGGATAATTCTCACGCCTATGGTTTTTCTATACCTAGTGACACAAAGGGACTGACGTTCATATGCAGGGAATCCTTTACCAGCGAAGGTTCTGCCTTCGATTACCCGCTCTCTTCCAAATATGCAGAAATGGATACCATCGTTTTGTTCGACGACGTCATCGTACCATGGGAGCGTGTTTTCTTTCATGACAATCTAAGAGCTGCGACCCAGATGTACGTGAAAGGAAAGTTTGTACCGTTTACCTTGCACCAAATTGTTTCGAGGCAGGTGGTGAAATCAGAATTCATGCTTGGCATTGCTCAGCGGATTGTTGATACAATCAACATCGAAGAATACCAGCACGTGCAGAGCAAAGTAGTGGAAATTGTAAAAGGAGTACAGACACAGAAGGCGCTCCTGCTGCTGTCGGAACAGGAAGCAGAAGTAGATGCTACGGGTATCATGGTTCCTTCCCGCCAGCCGTTGTACGTAGCGATCAACAACTTTCAGGAATTCTATCCCAGGTTCTCTGAAATTGTGCAGTTGTTGGGAGCAAGCGGTCTAATGTCGATTCCAAAGGAGAAAGAATTCCTTTCTGAAACAGGCGAACGTTTAAACCATTATTTACAGGGTGTGGACGTAAAAGGGAAGGAACGCGTCGCGTTATTCCGTCTGGCGTGGGATATGACAATGAGCAGCTTTGGAGCAAGACAGACGCTTTACGAGCGTTTCTTTTTCGGGGATCCGATTCGATTGTCACAATCCATCTACGCGCTTTACGATGATGAAAACTCCCAGGAACTTGTTTCGAAGTTTCTTCCTGAAGAAAGCTGA
- a CDS encoding spore coat protein gives MNVTQNQAQQQAQMPTNHTSQAHGGHELFDAHEVIAGIITMLDQYQMYDQHIKDQELKDILKRQEMFVTQLYNTIVESFRSGQDPSVDTQQYKMQQSNEVVYGIKPGQPKKPNQSVNDLSENGLSAYMLGQTKGLATLLSMTALEMTNPVLRRVIADSVPNFIEMSYEIFLYQNKHGYYQVPQLQQQDMNQMLQSYTTVQSQNQMH, from the coding sequence ATGAACGTAACTCAAAACCAAGCCCAACAACAGGCGCAAATGCCGACGAACCATACGAGCCAGGCCCACGGAGGGCATGAGCTGTTTGACGCTCATGAAGTCATTGCTGGAATCATAACGATGCTCGACCAGTATCAAATGTACGACCAGCATATAAAGGATCAAGAGTTGAAGGATATTTTAAAGCGTCAGGAAATGTTCGTCACTCAGCTCTATAATACCATTGTGGAAAGCTTCCGCAGCGGACAGGATCCATCTGTAGACACACAGCAGTATAAAATGCAGCAGAGTAATGAAGTCGTCTATGGTATCAAGCCTGGGCAACCGAAAAAGCCGAATCAGTCTGTCAATGATCTTTCGGAGAATGGTCTTTCCGCCTATATGCTCGGCCAAACGAAAGGACTTGCAACACTCCTTTCTATGACCGCGCTTGAGATGACAAACCCCGTTCTTCGTCGTGTCATCGCAGACAGCGTTCCCAACTTCATCGAAATGAGCTATGAGATTTTTCTTTATCAGAACAAACATGGCTATTACCAAGTGCCGCAGCTGCAGCAGCAGGACATGAATCAAATGCTGCAAAGCTATACGACGGTGCAGTCCCAAAACCAAATGCACTGA
- a CDS encoding YpjP family protein yields the protein MKPLMKRIFVVLISVMTLGMYVPPIHIDADAAEKKHIAGEGSIKEQSGLLSEEELDLDAPPFEAQTSEQRIQQLTESAKSQTVIKMGPRIIEKVDADMTSEILPKIEEVVTDLLVNAGDEEVPYLEITEEPTAGYGEKIFNVYNQRTKEEIARFHVRRDKRPGEGYWFNFHYHLKDDQFVKHHQIGEVYWEKNTPPKWMS from the coding sequence ATGAAACCGTTGATGAAGAGAATATTCGTTGTTCTTATATCCGTTATGACATTGGGGATGTATGTCCCTCCCATTCATATAGATGCAGATGCTGCAGAGAAGAAACATATCGCAGGGGAAGGGTCCATTAAAGAACAGAGCGGCCTTCTTTCCGAAGAAGAACTTGATTTAGACGCACCGCCGTTCGAAGCGCAGACATCAGAGCAGCGTATTCAACAATTAACGGAGTCTGCGAAATCACAGACGGTGATCAAGATGGGACCAAGAATTATTGAAAAAGTGGACGCTGATATGACTTCGGAGATTCTTCCGAAAATTGAAGAGGTCGTCACAGATCTTTTGGTGAACGCCGGGGATGAAGAAGTACCATATTTGGAGATAACAGAAGAGCCGACAGCAGGTTATGGAGAGAAGATATTTAATGTATATAACCAACGGACAAAAGAAGAAATAGCCAGATTCCATGTCCGCAGAGATAAACGGCCGGGCGAAGGGTACTGGTTCAATTTCCATTACCATTTGAAAGATGATCAATTTGTTAAGCACCATCAAATCGGTGAGGTATACTGGGAGAAGAATACTCCCCCGAAATGGATGTCCTAA
- a CDS encoding winged helix-turn-helix transcriptional regulator, which produces MKKLQPEYTCAIDLVIDIIGGKWKVLLLWNLNEGTKRFNELQRSVPGITRKMLAQQLRELEEHGLVERTVYDEVPPRVEYTTTDLGRGLQPALYAMCRWGDEYAEGHGIQMNRCWTQTDFIKEQN; this is translated from the coding sequence ATGAAGAAATTACAACCGGAATATACATGCGCCATCGATCTCGTCATCGATATCATTGGAGGGAAATGGAAGGTGCTTCTGTTATGGAACTTGAACGAGGGTACGAAGCGTTTCAACGAACTGCAGCGATCCGTGCCGGGAATCACACGTAAGATGCTGGCACAGCAATTAAGGGAATTGGAAGAACACGGCTTGGTGGAACGCACTGTTTATGATGAGGTACCCCCGCGGGTAGAATATACAACGACAGATCTCGGCCGCGGTCTGCAGCCTGCTTTGTACGCGATGTGCCGCTGGGGTGATGAGTACGCAGAGGGCCACGGAATTCAAATGAACAGGTGTTGGACGCAAACGGATTTTATAAAGGAACAGAACTAA
- the murB gene encoding UDP-N-acetylmuramate dehydrogenase — MNKKEKLYHKLLDLVKEDNVKVDEMLKDHLYTKLGGKADFFITPTTFEEVQHVVRLSNEEDIPLTLLGNGSNLIIKDGGIRGIVINLKHLDNISSEGGVLVAQSGARIIDASRFALEEKLSGLEFACGIPGTVGGALYMNAGAYGGEVKDVLDYAYVVDKEGNLVKRLASELDLDYRTSNIAANGDIVVEATFHLKPASYEEIKEVMDDLTYKRESKQPLEYPSCGSVFKRPPGYFAGKLIQDSDLQGTNIGGAEVSKKHAGFIVNKDNASTSDYISLIEHVQKTVKQKFGVELEREVRIIGEDKE, encoded by the coding sequence ATGAATAAAAAGGAAAAGCTGTACCATAAACTTTTGGATCTCGTGAAAGAAGACAATGTAAAAGTCGACGAGATGCTCAAAGATCATCTATATACGAAGCTTGGAGGGAAGGCGGACTTCTTTATCACTCCGACGACTTTCGAGGAAGTGCAGCACGTCGTCCGGTTGTCCAACGAGGAGGATATTCCCCTGACACTCCTGGGTAATGGATCTAATTTAATTATTAAAGACGGCGGCATTCGCGGCATTGTAATCAACTTGAAGCATCTGGACAACATTTCTTCTGAAGGCGGCGTTCTTGTCGCACAGAGTGGAGCACGAATCATTGATGCCTCCCGCTTCGCTTTGGAGGAGAAATTGTCCGGTTTAGAATTCGCCTGCGGCATTCCAGGTACCGTCGGAGGAGCCTTGTATATGAATGCAGGAGCCTATGGCGGGGAGGTCAAGGATGTGCTTGACTACGCCTACGTTGTTGACAAAGAAGGAAACCTCGTGAAACGACTCGCTTCCGAGCTGGACCTTGATTACAGGACCAGCAATATTGCTGCAAACGGGGACATCGTAGTAGAAGCGACGTTCCACTTAAAACCTGCGTCCTACGAAGAAATCAAAGAAGTCATGGACGACCTGACTTACAAGCGTGAATCGAAGCAGCCGTTGGAATACCCTTCGTGCGGAAGTGTATTCAAACGTCCGCCTGGATATTTCGCAGGAAAGCTGATTCAGGACAGCGACCTTCAAGGTACGAACATCGGTGGAGCGGAAGTTTCCAAGAAACATGCCGGTTTTATCGTCAATAAAGATAATGCATCCACCTCCGATTATATCTCCCTCATCGAGCACGTACAGAAAACAGTGAAGCAGAAGTTCGGCGTGGAATTGGAAAGGGAAGTACGGATTATCGGAGAAGATAAAGAATAA
- the ilvD gene encoding dihydroxy-acid dehydratase, whose translation MERVSALEKTKKDLRIKSKVISEGVNRVPNRSMLRAVGFTDEDFKKPMIGIASTWSEVTPCNVHIDKLAREAKDGARDNGGAPMIFNTITVADGIAMGHEGMFYSLPSREVIADSIETVTNAERLDGIVAIGGCDKTTPGCLISIGRMNIPSVYVYGGTIQPGKLNGEDIDIVSSFEAVGQYHEGTIGEEELHKVECHACPGAGACGGMYTANTMASAVEALGMSIPGSSSTPAVNDYKESECKQAGELVIELLEKDIYPRDIMTKEAFENAITVVMALGGSTNAFLHLLAIAHSAGVDLTLDDFERVRQEVPHIADMKPSGKYVMQDLYEAGGVPAVMKLLLEEGLLHGDCLTVTGKTVAENLAEVPSLKEGQQVIVPFDKPIKPKGPLVVMKGNLAPEGAVAKMSGQKISRFEGPARVFDGEDATTEAIVNDEVKAGDVIVIRNVGPKGGPGMPEMLSITAMIVGKGLNGKVALMTDGRFSGGSHGFVIGHVAPEAYVGGPIGLLQDGDIITIDSDTQQINVDLSEEEFERRRQGWMKPEPKHTSGVLAKYARLVSSSAKGAVTDLDLE comes from the coding sequence ATGGAAAGGGTGTCAGCATTGGAGAAGACAAAAAAAGATTTACGGATAAAGAGTAAAGTCATCAGTGAAGGTGTAAACAGAGTTCCAAACCGCTCGATGCTGCGTGCAGTCGGATTTACAGACGAAGATTTCAAAAAGCCGATGATCGGTATTGCCAGTACTTGGAGTGAAGTGACTCCGTGTAACGTACATATAGATAAATTGGCACGGGAAGCCAAGGACGGGGCGCGCGATAACGGAGGCGCACCGATGATATTCAATACGATTACCGTTGCAGATGGTATTGCTATGGGACATGAGGGAATGTTCTACTCCCTTCCAAGTCGTGAAGTGATCGCAGATTCCATTGAAACCGTAACGAATGCCGAGCGTCTAGACGGTATCGTTGCCATAGGCGGTTGTGACAAGACGACTCCGGGGTGTCTTATTTCCATTGGTAGAATGAATATTCCTTCCGTCTATGTATACGGAGGAACCATACAGCCGGGTAAATTGAATGGTGAAGACATCGATATCGTCTCCTCTTTCGAAGCAGTCGGCCAATATCACGAAGGAACAATCGGAGAGGAAGAGCTGCACAAAGTAGAGTGTCATGCCTGTCCAGGCGCCGGTGCATGTGGAGGTATGTACACAGCTAATACTATGGCTTCAGCCGTGGAAGCTCTTGGAATGAGTATTCCAGGTTCTTCTTCTACGCCTGCAGTGAATGACTATAAAGAATCAGAATGTAAACAGGCTGGAGAATTGGTCATTGAACTGTTGGAGAAAGATATCTATCCTCGAGACATTATGACAAAAGAAGCGTTTGAGAACGCTATTACCGTCGTTATGGCTCTTGGGGGATCCACCAATGCGTTTCTTCACCTGCTGGCCATTGCCCATTCAGCCGGTGTCGACTTGACGCTGGATGACTTTGAGCGGGTCAGACAGGAAGTTCCTCACATTGCTGATATGAAGCCGAGCGGTAAATACGTCATGCAGGACCTTTACGAGGCGGGTGGCGTACCTGCAGTTATGAAGCTTCTTCTTGAAGAAGGGCTGCTTCATGGGGATTGTCTGACAGTAACAGGTAAAACGGTGGCAGAGAACCTTGCGGAGGTTCCTTCTTTGAAAGAAGGCCAGCAGGTCATCGTACCGTTTGATAAACCGATTAAACCTAAAGGCCCATTGGTTGTCATGAAGGGGAATCTGGCACCGGAAGGCGCTGTTGCAAAAATGTCCGGTCAGAAGATCAGCCGCTTTGAAGGGCCTGCCCGTGTCTTTGACGGAGAGGACGCAACGACAGAAGCTATCGTTAATGATGAAGTAAAAGCCGGAGATGTGATCGTAATTCGCAATGTAGGACCAAAGGGCGGACCTGGAATGCCGGAAATGCTGTCTATTACAGCGATGATTGTCGGGAAAGGTTTAAATGGGAAAGTCGCTTTAATGACAGATGGACGCTTTTCCGGAGGATCCCACGGGTTCGTCATCGGACACGTGGCTCCGGAAGCATATGTAGGTGGCCCGATCGGTCTTCTGCAGGACGGTGACATCATCACCATTGACAGTGACACGCAGCAGATCAATGTCGATCTCAGCGAAGAAGAGTTCGAACGTCGCAGACAGGGGTGGATGAAACCGGAGCCCAAGCATACATCCGGGGTTCTTGCCAAGTACGCCCGTCTCGTCTCTTCTTCTGCAAAAGGTGCGGTAACAGATTTAGATTTGGAATAA
- a CDS encoding histidine phosphatase family protein, translated as MKVLLIRHGVTSWNKEKRAQGSADIPLDEEGKAQARMLAARLKGEKWDVLCASPLLRAVETAEIIQDSVGAPVFYTDERLKEVDGGQIEGTTEEERVARWGKEWRGIDLGIEKPDKIMERTQDFMAALLNKSKGKRVIVVTHGGWIGNWLKAEEVEGVEGNLDNTSLTELEWRDGNWLCHTFNCVRHLSD; from the coding sequence TTGAAGGTATTACTAATTAGACACGGTGTTACCTCATGGAATAAAGAAAAGAGGGCACAAGGGTCGGCGGATATCCCATTGGATGAAGAAGGGAAAGCCCAGGCACGGATGCTTGCCGCCCGACTCAAAGGGGAGAAATGGGATGTTCTATGTGCCAGTCCGTTATTACGGGCAGTGGAAACTGCCGAAATTATTCAGGACAGCGTCGGTGCCCCCGTTTTTTATACCGATGAAAGGCTTAAAGAAGTGGACGGCGGTCAAATCGAAGGAACGACGGAAGAAGAGCGGGTGGCCCGCTGGGGGAAAGAATGGCGAGGGATCGACCTTGGAATAGAGAAGCCGGATAAGATCATGGAGCGTACGCAAGACTTTATGGCCGCTCTATTAAATAAGTCAAAAGGAAAACGGGTGATCGTCGTCACACACGGAGGTTGGATTGGGAACTGGTTGAAAGCAGAAGAAGTGGAAGGTGTGGAAGGGAATCTGGATAATACATCATTGACCGAACTGGAGTGGCGAGACGGAAACTGGCTGTGCCACACCTTCAACTGCGTCCGACATTTATCTGATTGA
- a CDS encoding DUF1540 domain-containing protein: MALDVRCEVRNCVHNRDGKACGADEIFVVSHSGKKASDSKETDCKTFEPASL; this comes from the coding sequence ATGGCCCTTGATGTCAGATGCGAAGTACGCAACTGTGTACACAACCGGGACGGCAAAGCCTGTGGTGCAGATGAAATTTTTGTCGTCAGCCACTCTGGAAAGAAAGCCAGTGACAGCAAAGAAACAGATTGTAAGACGTTCGAACCTGCGAGTTTGTAA
- a CDS encoding zinc-binding dehydrogenase translates to MKALVLKNKNKWREMQIEEVITPDPGNGEVLVEVQAVGLNPVDYKTGTNGNPAWSYPHILGLDVAGTIAGVGEDVQGWKVGDPVVYHGDLRTSGGYSEFDVADADILSRIPSGVSFAEAAALPTAGYTAYQAVHRKLPLDRVNSLLIHAGAGGVGGFAVQLAKMAGKTVYTTASEHNHEYVRSLGADGVIDYRQEDVHTKIMEWTEGRGVDAVIDTVSRDNATASLDSIAYMGHIVYIAGAPDFTKVKPFTSVVSYHEVALAANHKAGREARKDLGMMGDAMLRFVADKKLSPMLKDTVAMEEVPAALERLSERHVNGKLVAVWK, encoded by the coding sequence ATGAAAGCATTGGTTCTTAAGAATAAAAATAAATGGCGTGAGATGCAGATAGAAGAAGTGATTACCCCGGATCCTGGCAATGGAGAAGTACTGGTGGAGGTACAGGCGGTAGGACTGAATCCAGTGGACTATAAAACAGGTACGAACGGCAACCCGGCATGGAGTTATCCTCATATTCTCGGGTTGGACGTTGCGGGTACGATTGCCGGGGTCGGAGAGGATGTACAAGGATGGAAAGTTGGAGACCCGGTCGTCTATCACGGGGATCTGCGCACGAGCGGAGGATACTCGGAATTTGATGTAGCAGATGCGGATATTCTGTCCCGCATTCCGTCGGGAGTGTCTTTTGCTGAAGCGGCTGCTCTTCCTACCGCTGGATATACGGCTTACCAGGCTGTCCATCGGAAGCTTCCTTTAGATCGTGTGAATTCTCTCTTGATTCACGCCGGGGCTGGAGGAGTAGGTGGATTCGCTGTTCAACTGGCCAAAATGGCAGGCAAGACCGTTTATACGACAGCATCGGAACACAACCATGAATATGTCCGTTCTTTAGGGGCTGATGGAGTCATTGATTATCGTCAGGAAGATGTTCATACCAAGATTATGGAATGGACAGAGGGACGAGGGGTGGATGCGGTTATTGATACGGTCAGCCGGGATAATGCAACGGCCTCTCTTGATTCCATTGCCTATATGGGGCATATCGTTTATATAGCGGGTGCACCTGATTTCACAAAGGTTAAGCCGTTCACCAGTGTCGTTTCTTATCATGAAGTGGCATTGGCTGCCAATCATAAAGCTGGTCGGGAAGCAAGAAAAGATCTCGGTATGATGGGAGATGCTATGCTCCGATTCGTTGCCGATAAGAAACTCTCTCCAATGCTGAAGGATACTGTTGCCATGGAAGAAGTTCCGGCTGCACTGGAAAGGCTGTCTGAGAGACACGTTAATGGAAAACTTGTAGCGGTGTGGAAATAA
- the aceB gene encoding malate synthase A: protein MEIELSGISCTGIMEERFEVVLSDGAVQFLQQLHERFNDRRQELLQKRREREALLEKGELPDFLEETESIRRSDWRVSPVPKDLEDRRVEMTGPVDRKMIINGLNSGAKVFMADFEDAHSPTWSNTINGQINLMDAVNRDIRFTNESGKVYQLHEHPAVLMVRPRGLHLDEKHLLYNGAPMAASFVDFGLYMYHNARKLIQDGSGPYFYLPKLESHLEARLWNDVFLFTQEFLGISRGTVKATVLIETIMAAFEMDEILYELKEHSAGLNCGRWDYIFSYLKKMKSRDVVLPDRSTITMTVPFMRAYSQLTIQTCHRRKIHAMGGMAAQIPVRDDANLNALAFEKVRKDKEREVKDGHDGTWVAHPGMVQTAMDVFNKYMPSNNQIDRQDEWKSITREQLLEEPVGDISEGGLRLNINTGIQYVASWLSGRGAAPIHHLMEDAATAEISRAQVWQWIRHPRGVLMDGRKITLALYHSLKEEEMNTIRREVGEDVFKKGRFEEAGDLFDEWAEQEELEEFLTWKAYEKL from the coding sequence ATGGAAATAGAATTGTCGGGAATATCCTGTACAGGGATCATGGAGGAGCGTTTTGAAGTAGTCCTTTCCGATGGTGCTGTGCAATTTTTACAACAGCTCCATGAACGTTTTAATGACAGACGACAGGAATTGCTTCAAAAGAGGAGGGAAAGGGAGGCTCTTCTGGAGAAAGGAGAGCTTCCTGACTTTCTTGAAGAGACCGAATCCATAAGAAGATCTGATTGGAGAGTAAGTCCGGTCCCGAAGGATTTAGAGGATCGTCGTGTGGAGATGACAGGGCCCGTAGACAGAAAAATGATCATTAACGGATTGAATTCAGGAGCAAAAGTTTTCATGGCCGACTTCGAAGATGCCCATTCTCCGACTTGGTCAAACACGATAAACGGGCAGATCAACTTAATGGACGCGGTGAATCGGGATATACGATTTACGAACGAATCGGGTAAAGTTTACCAGCTCCATGAACATCCGGCCGTTCTCATGGTCCGACCGCGCGGCCTTCATTTGGATGAAAAGCATCTGTTGTATAACGGGGCACCGATGGCGGCAAGCTTCGTAGATTTTGGTCTCTACATGTATCACAATGCAAGGAAGCTCATCCAAGACGGGTCCGGCCCTTATTTTTATTTGCCGAAACTTGAAAGTCACCTGGAGGCAAGATTATGGAACGATGTATTTCTATTTACGCAGGAATTCCTTGGCATAAGCCGTGGGACAGTGAAAGCGACGGTGCTGATTGAAACGATCATGGCAGCATTTGAAATGGATGAAATTCTCTATGAGCTGAAAGAACATTCAGCAGGTCTCAACTGTGGGCGCTGGGATTATATTTTCAGCTACTTGAAGAAGATGAAAAGCCGGGATGTTGTCCTCCCGGATCGGTCGACTATTACAATGACCGTGCCATTTATGCGGGCTTATTCCCAACTGACTATTCAAACCTGTCATAGAAGAAAGATTCATGCTATGGGAGGGATGGCTGCCCAAATACCCGTGAGAGATGATGCAAACCTAAACGCACTTGCCTTTGAAAAAGTCAGGAAGGATAAGGAGCGAGAGGTGAAGGATGGTCACGACGGGACGTGGGTCGCCCACCCGGGCATGGTACAGACTGCCATGGATGTTTTTAACAAATATATGCCTTCCAATAATCAAATCGACAGGCAGGATGAATGGAAGTCGATCACAAGAGAACAGTTGTTGGAAGAACCTGTAGGCGATATATCCGAAGGTGGGCTCCGGCTCAATATAAATACAGGCATTCAATATGTTGCTTCCTGGCTGTCAGGGCGAGGTGCGGCACCAATTCACCACTTGATGGAAGATGCCGCTACGGCAGAAATTTCGAGAGCTCAAGTATGGCAGTGGATTCGTCATCCAAGAGGAGTGCTTATGGATGGACGTAAGATAACACTTGCGTTGTATCATTCTCTGAAAGAGGAAGAAATGAATACGATTCGCAGGGAAGTGGGCGAAGATGTATTTAAGAAAGGGCGGTTTGAAGAAGCCGGGGATTTGTTTGATGAGTGGGCAGAGCAGGAGGAACTGGAAGAGTTTCTGACTTGGAAAGCTTATGAAAAATTATAA
- a CDS encoding YozQ family protein produces the protein MTNKRKERPSQEEDSSGLAVTEEQVSDTLTEGTIEAEIDQVDDQGHLISHHGEKIRGKNHR, from the coding sequence ATGACAAACAAGAGAAAAGAACGTCCTTCACAGGAAGAAGACAGCAGCGGTTTGGCTGTGACAGAGGAGCAGGTTTCCGATACGTTGACGGAAGGCACGATAGAAGCGGAAATAGACCAAGTCGATGATCAAGGTCATTTAATCAGCCACCATGGAGAGAAAATCCGCGGAAAGAATCACAGGTGA
- the aceA gene encoding isocitrate lyase, with the protein MKERAERLQRTWENEDRWKGVNRPYTAEEVIKLRGSLDIQHTLAARGADKLWGMLKEDGYVHALGALTGNQAMQQVKAGLKAIYLSGWQVAADANLSGHMYPDQSLYPANSVPQVVKRINQALQRADQIHHMEGDNSIDWFAPIVADAEAGFGGQLNVFELMKGMIEAGASAVHFEDQLSSEKKCGHLGGKVLLPTQTAVKNLISARLAADVMGVPTIIIARTDANAAELITSDIDGEDAAFLTGERTPEGFFKTKAGIDQAIARGLAYAPYADLIWCETSEPNLEEARRFANAIHEQYPGKLLAYNCSPSFNWKKKLKDETIEHFQEQLGEMGYKFQFVTLAGFHSLNHGMFELARQYKDRGMAAYSELQQAEFASEVHGYSATRHQREVGTGYFDEVAQVITGGTSSTTAWKGSTEAEQFTEEPIAKR; encoded by the coding sequence ATGAAGGAAAGAGCGGAGCGTTTGCAGCGGACATGGGAAAATGAGGATAGGTGGAAGGGTGTCAATAGACCGTATACAGCAGAAGAGGTTATCAAACTGCGCGGGTCCTTGGATATTCAACATACCCTTGCAGCAAGAGGTGCTGATAAGCTTTGGGGGATGTTAAAGGAAGATGGATATGTTCATGCTCTTGGAGCCTTGACAGGAAATCAAGCTATGCAGCAGGTAAAAGCAGGTTTAAAAGCGATCTATCTTAGTGGATGGCAGGTAGCAGCGGACGCAAATCTTTCCGGGCATATGTATCCGGATCAAAGCCTGTATCCTGCGAACAGCGTTCCGCAAGTGGTGAAGAGAATCAATCAGGCGCTTCAACGGGCTGATCAGATCCACCATATGGAGGGAGATAACTCTATTGATTGGTTTGCTCCGATTGTCGCTGATGCGGAAGCGGGATTTGGAGGGCAGCTGAACGTTTTTGAGCTAATGAAAGGCATGATTGAAGCGGGAGCATCGGCTGTCCATTTTGAAGATCAGCTTTCTTCCGAGAAAAAATGTGGTCATCTCGGTGGAAAGGTGCTCTTACCGACGCAGACGGCTGTGAAAAACCTTATCTCTGCAAGGCTTGCCGCGGACGTGATGGGGGTCCCAACCATCATTATTGCTCGAACGGATGCGAATGCAGCAGAGTTGATTACCAGCGATATCGACGGAGAAGACGCAGCCTTCCTGACAGGAGAACGGACGCCGGAAGGATTCTTTAAAACAAAAGCAGGTATTGACCAGGCCATTGCCAGGGGGCTTGCTTATGCTCCTTACGCGGACTTGATCTGGTGCGAAACATCGGAACCGAACTTGGAGGAAGCGCGAAGGTTTGCGAATGCGATTCATGAGCAGTATCCCGGAAAGCTGCTTGCTTATAACTGCTCTCCTTCGTTTAATTGGAAGAAAAAGCTGAAAGACGAGACGATAGAACACTTTCAAGAACAGCTTGGCGAAATGGGGTATAAGTTCCAGTTTGTTACCCTTGCCGGTTTCCATTCTTTAAATCATGGAATGTTCGAGCTTGCCAGGCAATATAAAGATCGAGGAATGGCGGCTTATTCTGAACTGCAGCAGGCGGAATTCGCCAGTGAAGTTCACGGTTATTCTGCTACAAGGCATCAGCGGGAGGTGGGAACCGGCTATTTTGATGAAGTCGCTCAGGTAATAACAGGAGGCACTTCTTCGACAACCGCTTGGAAAGGTTCCACAGAGGCAGAGCAATTCACAGAAGAGCCGATAGCGAAAAGGTGA